A region of the Lycium barbarum isolate Lr01 chromosome 1, ASM1917538v2, whole genome shotgun sequence genome:
CGTAGTCGTGAATGTAATTACTAGTCTTTGTAATGGAGGAAATGTGGCAACAACTAACTTGCTTTGTTCAATTCAATTAGTTGACATTTACATGAGGACTGATAAGTAACAAGTGTTataattaattatgatttatGCTTCTTTTTTGCCTTTTTAAAGCTTATGCTGCTTATAGACTTTATTGCTTTCCTTATATGTTTTTAACTTCAAATATTAAATAATTTCTTAATTTTAACGTTATCCCATGATAAAACTTAAATAGATACTTTATTATATGagcatctatatataatatataaagtCAAATGTGTTTGTAGGTTCTCCAATTTTAGATTTATCAATTATAGAGGGCTAAATGTGTGTCGGGTCTCCAAATTTGGTTTTGGACTTCTAATTTAACCTCTATGCTTATTTATTGTGTGGTGTGCGAGCTGCAAACATTTTAATGGCTATGTTTAATAGAAGCAACATTAAGATAAATTTTTTAATGGCTTGTATTATTTTCGCGAGCCGAAAATCTTTATGAGAATTGCGCATCATTTTAATAGTAAAACATAAACGCTGCATTTTTATTTAGTCAGCTGAGAGAATTTGAAAGATTATTACAAGtaaaaactaaaataaataaaaagaaacgAGCGTAAGAGAAAACAATGTTGTGCACTAATACGCTAAGAAGAGTTTGTTAATGGTTACCAAGGATCGAACTAATCTTACTGAGAATTATATTTGGCCAGAGCTACAACATAAAAGAAAAAGGTAGAAAAATTAACGTGAACAAAAGACTAATAATAGGGCACAGAAAATTCAACTAAACAACTGGAAATTAAAAACATCTCTGTATTGGGCGTAACATACAAACCGCCCACAAAAAAGATCCAGGAAAATTTACAAATCTACCCCTCTCCTAAACTCTTTCACTTCCTTGCCTTTCTAGCAGATGCCTTCTTCGCCGGTGACTTCGCCGGAGCCGCCTTCTTAGCCGGAGCCGCCTTTTTCGCCGGAGCCGCCTTCCTTGACGGAGTCGACCTTGTAGATGTCCTGGCTACCTTAGCTGGCTTTTCCTTCTTCGCCGGAGCCGCCTTCTTCACTGGAGCTTTTTTAGCAGCTGGCTTCGGTGCCACTTTCCTTGATGGAGTAGACCTTGTAGATGTTCTGGCAACCTTAGCTGGCTTCTTCTCAGCAGCTTTCGGCTTTGCAGCAGGTTTAGCTTTCACAGGGGTTTTAGCTTTCGGCTTTGCTACAACAGCAGCCTTAGGCTTTGCAGCAGGTTTAGCTTTGGCAGCAGGCTTGGCTTTAGCCTTTGCAGCAGGTTTAGCCTTTGGAGCAGCTtttggctttggctttggcttCGACTTAGCCTTGGTTGCTGCTTTAGGCTTAGCTTTGGCAGCAGCCGGTTTCTTCTTTGGAGCATCGGCTTTTGGAGCTGCAGATTTTGAAGGAAGCTTATAGGAACTCTTGATCTTAACAAGTTTACCAGAAGCAACAAGTTTCTTCAATTGACCAAGCAACAATTTCCTAAAATTTGATGGAAGATTCTTCTGTTTGTCCTCAATGAACTTTTGTATCGCATACTGACTCGATCCAGTTCTATCCTTCAATGTCACAATCGCTTCCTGAATcatctacataattcaacaaacAAATAAAAATCAATATCCAGTTAGTTAACCACCAAAATAAACAACTAATAAAATTCtaaacaacgacaacaacacacaACTAATCAGCAAATTAAACAACAATTTAATGACAAAATTGCAATTAATGTATGCATACCTCAAAGTAAGGAGGATGAGTGGGGGCATTTTTCTTCTTCGCAGCCGGTTTTTTAGCCTTGGTTTCCTTCGTTTTCTTTGGTTGATCAGATTCGGCAACCGGTTTCTCTTCATTGGCCGGTTCAGTTTCCATAGCCGGTTCATTAACAGGCTCAATTGCTACAACTGGTTCTTCAGTAGCCATAAGAGAGATCTAGGGTTAGGGTTTATAGAAATTTGGGGAGAAACAAAAACAGATCTTATTATCTGTAGAATCTCTAAACTAGAAATGCGGGTATGAATGAATTACATAAGAAAATGAGAAGACCATATATAGTAGGATGAAAGAGTTAGTATCTAGAATACTGAAATCTGATTGGTTGATAGCCTTTTGACGCGGATTAGTATTACAGACGAATTTTAAATATAAGCCGTTGGATGTAATTTAATCAGCGGTTTATAGCATTCCGTGACTGGACTTGGATTGGGATTGAAACAAGAAAGCTTGTTTTGGTTCCTTGAGTTGTGTGCTTTTGTGTTCAATTGATCTAGGCATAACATGAGCTATACTTGATGGAAttgaacgattttttttttttagatagaTAATTTCGTAAGCTTTCTAATGAGTCTTTATTTGGATTTTTTTGATGAGTAATCTGGGAGATTTTTAATTTTGAATAGCAAGAGGTCAAATTGATGAGTTTCTTGGAGTCTTTTGCAGTTTTGGTTGATTTTAGGTTGATGATTTGAGTAAAAATCTGTTTTTTTCTTCTGATATGATAGTAGACTAAGTAAGGAGTCCGTggaatcaagaatcacaaaaatCAGATCAGATTTGGTCATGGAACTATTGGTTCAAAAGTCACTGAAGATGAACACATACATGCACAAACGACTTGTACTTCTTGATGTATAAAGCAAATGTGTGTAGTATTTGCTTAACAAATCTCCATTTACCTCTACTAATATTTTTAAGAAATCACACTTAAACTCCTGGATGATTGAATTGTTACTCATTTCTTCAAAGTTACATTATaaaaattattatattattatcctACATAATATGTGTTTGTTTAAAGGTGTGTCACAAGTTCACCTATTACATGTTTTGTTCTCgacctttattttatattttcaACTTTGGTCTAATGCACTATGATATTAGCTACATTGAATGTGTAGTCTAACAAAGAATTGTGCTAACACGATACAACATACGTATTTCATTGTTTACTCTTCTACATCTTTTTTCTTATTTAGATGCTTTTCTTTATACTAACAGTGGTGCACTTATCATCTTGATTGGTTTGTTATGCCAACTAACATTCTGATGCTTCTGTTTATGATAGAAAAAACAGTCTCTTACCCTTTGAGAAATTAGAGCTCACAAAGACTTGCCTTTGCAACATAATCATCATTGTTAAACACACGTAATTAACATTTTGGTGTTCTTGGTAACACTATTTCGGAGCATAATTAGTTAGTTGTGCTTTAACTACATATTATGATCTAAACACTTTTCATGATATGGTTGGTTGAAAGTTAACTCAATATAATGGACAAATAGACAGGTAAAAAATTGTTCTTCCACTCTAAGAGGTCGTTTGGTTTAAAATCATGACATTTCAGGATTACAATCTTAGGAATAAAATTAGGACTATAACCTGAATAACTTATCGCACCTTCTATATGGGATAAGTTATACCAAGATTTTCGGATAAAAATATACTGATTCAACTAGTACCTCCAACCAAATATAGgataaatttattttcaaaatttaaatCGGGATTACCAGCCATCCAATCCCTTGAACCAAACGGACCTTGAAGAACAAGGTTCAAGCCTCTTCACGTTTCTACTTTTGCTAACTGCCATGAAACGAACAAGCTCACTCTTTTACTTCTAGTTCTTGTCTATTTACTTTACACCATTCACATACTCACTATTACTCATACTTTGGGTTTGACCACAAGAAAAAAGATTTGATCGAAACAATTAAGTTCACAAATTTAGCAGTAAACAATTTCTTCGATACATAATTGGATCCCTATTTTATTCTCTCAATGTGACCTGCACATATTGCTCCTATATCACCTTTAACTTAACATTATATGTTAAAGAATGTAGTAGTGTCGAATGAACATacgaggaagaagaaagaaattcGCGTGGGGTTAATTATTAGGAATTCAGGTTTATGGGTGACTTGTAATAATACACATGAGTTGGCAATTTAATTTACATTGAATTAACATCTTGACCAATCATACATTGTTAGGGCGAAGTGCACAAAAACCGGCTTTGGGGTCACCATTTAACATTTAACGGTGTTGAATACTTTTTTTGCATGTTTACTGCCTTTAGGGACAACTTCAGATAGTCGCGCCTGAGTTTGACAACTTCATACATTCGAGTCTAAAGTGTGGCCTTGTGAAGGCGAAACATCAGAAGTTTTCACCTGAGTCATGTGTGTATGAGTTTTTCATGTATGCTTGGACTTTAATCGTACATCACTAAAGTGCATGTAAAAATTGGCTAGAAATTCAGTCATGTATGTCTGAatttttttgtcaaaaaaaaTATAATTGTTCTTCGAATTTCAACAATTCAACACCCAAATCTACCCCAAATAAGCTCAATTTTGAAACATAAGTTCCAATATCATAAAGAACAAACCTCAATTATcaatttttcaaaataacaacaaATCTAGCAAACCCATTTAGcatccttttatttttttcatgTATGGATGCACTTCATTCATACATGACCGAACTACATGTAAAAATGGGCTCAAATTTCAGTCACGTGGGTCTGAATTTTTCTTTATACCTGAACTTCAGTCGTATATGACTGTAGTGAATGTAAAAATGAGCTAAAAATTCATGTGGATctgaacccaaaaaaaaaaaaattgttctttgAATTTCAACAATCCAATATCCGATTCAAACACAAATAtgctcaaatttgaaacataagtttcATATATCATAAAGAACAAACCTCAATTATTAATTTGTCAAAAGAACAACAAATTTAACAAACTCATTTTGTAATAATGGTAATTTTCCATTGTTTTCAAGACCTATTTGATTTAAACTCACGTTTTATATTTGAAATTtcttcaaatcattattttcaaCTGCCATAAATTCAAAAAATACTATGATACAACAACTTATATTGCGTATTcgttcaagaagaagaagaagaagaagaagcagcagcagcAGACACTTTTGCCTGAAGTCATCTAATATTGCGTATTCGTGCAAAAAAAAAACGTAAGACGGGTACTAGTTAAACGGGGAGACCAAAATAGGGCGCCCCGTGAAATTTTTACTACACTGTCTTGTGGCTTTTTATAACGTCTCATCTAGTCAACCATCAGTTCTAGCCTTTAAGAGTGTTTTTGTGGAAGGAGAGTAGTTTTTAGCCGAGTTCAACGGGTTAAAGATATTTTTGCTAAAAGACAATATTGAGGACATTTTTAGTTCAATAGGTGAAAGGTGAGTATGTTTAGCCAAGGCAataatgtcacgccccaaaatcaACCCTGGACACAACAGGTATTCGATgttatgaacaacaccggaagcaccctATAAAATCAACAAACGTCTTATCTCTTATAACACTCTTTCTGCATTTACTTAAACAAGTCATTAAGGTTAAATGAAAACATACTCACATAAGTAAAAACAAAATCGGTGGAAGTCTAATGTAACTAACAAGTCATACGAGACTTCGACAATCTACGCACAATTCCgataactatctatggagcttctaagattaataaatgaatagaCTAACTTCGGGACGCTCGGAAACTAAAAGCAACAAACGAAGATCtaggggtgtcccacgaacaagcacGCTGACTCGCTAATAAGTCTGGAAAACAACAAGTTCAAAGCAACAAACTAAGATCAAGGAGTGTCCCATGAACAAACACGTGGGCTCACTAATAAATCTGGAAAACAACAAGTTCTTCTACTCCGCACGCATATCATGAACCTGTTGTTCTTTGTTACCTaatataccataaaaaacaacaatggtatgttgGTATTCAGTGAGTGTCTAATGGGCAATAGTTAATAAATCAAAAATAAGATAGTTACAACAAAACTTCTGAATCAATAGTAGAAAATTGTTTGAAAGTAAGAGATAGAGCAAACATCATCAACCTTAGTAGAACTTTATGTGAACAATCAAATAGACAAGAAATATACCAATTTCAATCCGTCAAACCTTTTATCACATTAAGTCTTTTAATCAGAAACTCATGAGCATCACAAGTTACTCACATGCAACCAAAAGATCAACACATGTCGACTCACGGGTGAACAATCATTATGTACACCGGGGCTATTATCCcacagaggctaatcgtcctctggactagcacaacaatagatgcaCCGGTTTACACACCTCAAAGTTCAATCGTCCTCTGAACCAACACAACAATAGATACATTGGTGCTATTATCACACGGAGGTTAATCTTTctttggactagcacagcaataaaTGCACCGGGCTACACGCCTcgaaggtcaatcgtcctctggactgacacggTAATAGAAACACCAGGGCTATTTTCccacggaggtcaatcgtcctctggactgacataACAATACCAAAAGTGATATGTTAGAATCCATAACGGTTAATcatcctctagactagcacaacTTGCAATTACATGCCCAAACAAAACCAAATACATATCATGACATATCATCctaatcatcaatcatggcttatagCCGAATTCATTTCTCAAGTCATCTTCTCATAATAGAGGTATTTCAAAATCACAATAAATTTAGAAATTGATGTCCAAATCATTCATTCAAGTTTAAGAAAACCATTCAAGAAAAACATGTTTAAAGTTCCTACCTATAGAGAAATAAGTTTAATCATCCATATTAGGGCAAAACATGTTCATCACAATAGTATAATCGTATAAGGTTCGTTGTGGGCTTGATCCTACATACGCATGACCTTGTTCATCCATATTAGGGAAAAATATGTTCATCACGATAGTATAATCGTATAAGGTTCGCTATGGGATTAATCCTACACACGTATGACCTTGTTCAAATGTCATCTTTTATTTCGAGAACAAGCTCAACAAAGAACAACCACCAAGCTAGGATTTTGACTATTACAAACAATCAAAGTAGAATTCTCATACATCAATCATGCTTTCACAACAGAAACTTACTTCAAAGaagattttcaaaaaatatacaTACATCCAAAAAGTTTTCAAAAACAGAAGAAGTAGACATATCTCAATTCCAGCTAAAAGCTAGCAAACGGGTTTTTCtaaggttcaacaatcactcgACAATCGATTTAGATGAGAATTTTACACTTTTCTTTTGAATTCCACCCTTTTTGAAACTAGGGTTATTAAGTCAATTTTGTGTTCTTGCTTTCATGCGATTCATCCATGGATTCTACCGGTATATAGACGATAAATAAACCCAAAACAATCCCATAACTATATTGAAACTTACCTTACAGCGAATTCCTAACAACTTTCCTCTTCCACTATTCTTGAATCAAATTTTCACAATCTAtggacactactaaaaaaacagggaTTTTCGACCAAAAATTTTGACCACACAAGGTCGAAAGTGCCTTTATTTCGACCAATTTTTCGACCACACACGTAGGTCACTAACAGGTAGGTCGAATAtttttttcgaccacatgtggtcgaaattgtatttttctgggtacaatttcgacctcatgaggttaaAATTGTGAAATATCTGGGCTGATTTTCGACCACACCTGTGGTCGAAAATCTGGAATATTTTTCCAGCATTTGCCTGCTTTTGGCATCCCACCTGCCAATTtccaaataaccaaattcatcaaTCAAAACAACcatccaattcatcaacaatgcaacacaacaaccataaacaatgttcaaacacttaaacattgtcCATTCAAACACCTATAAACAATCAGATTCAAACATTTAAACATCATAAACTACATTCACACACTTAAACATCTTAAAATTAAAAGTACCTAGTTgaaattaaaactacattcaaaccctTAAACATAATATACATATCCATTTAAACATAGCAGAATTAGAATCCAAAAGCACACTAATCAAAAAGGTCAACGTTCGGTGTTAGAGACATGATCTGTATCCTTCCCACTAGACTCATCGACAAGAGCATGATTTATGTCAGCTTGTGACCTACGTCGTCTACCTTGGGAAGGTCGGGGTTGGCTAGGGGGTTGTGACCTATGAGCATCCCCAGGACACGGGGAATCGGAAATGACCGCGAATTTAGTAAGCTATTAATCTGGGCTTGCATATCCAATATCCTGGACTCCGAGAAACTAAGTGTTCTTATTAGCAGGTCAACTTGATTCTTCATAGCTTTATACTCCTTAGGATCAACTGCCCCATCATCAGTAACACCTATGGCTTCAAGGGCCGACGGGTATCGATGAAAGGCTCGATTAGGCATCCCATAAACTGTCCCATTCCTTGTTGGGGGAGCAACCTTTTCAATTCACTGTTGTTGTATTACCTTGTCGGTCATCGGCGCGCTACTTGGCTGAGTGGCTCGAAACTCGCCAAAGTGTTGTTGAAATTCGTTCTGAAATTGAAGGATACAATGTTAATCGTCTAATTTAGTACAAACgatatattattattgttaactAACGACTTACCCAAGTTCGCTCAGCCCTTGGCTCAACCCATCGGTCTGTACCATCGGGGTTCTTCTCCTTCCTTGTGTGTGTAATCTTGAAGATCTCATCTTGAGGTACTGCCTGACCCCTCTGGAGCTTCTACAAACAAATCAAGATTAACAACTAAAAAAGTGATGTGTTTCAGTTTTATGTTATGAACCATGATTCATGCACCATTTACATAATAGTTCGTCCTGAGATTGCAAAAAGGAGACAAGGGGAGGAATGAGTATACACAAGGTTTCTTTGTCAAAACTAATTATTCAAGAGTTAGTGAGGACCAAGAATAAACTGGAAATCAATGTTTTTCATTTTTGTTATGCACCATTTTATTCAACTAGCAAACTTGATTCTGTCTAAAAAAACGGTCCAAAAAACAGTCCACAAAAACTGTCTAAAAAACCGTCCACAAAAATAGTTCAAAAAAACTGTCTAAAAAAACTGTCTAAAAAAACTGCCCAAAAAACAGTCCACAAACCAGTCCACAAAAATAGTCCACAAAAACAGTCCAAAaaaacaatccaaaaaaaaagtccaaaaaatgaccaaaacagtcccaaaaaaaagtccaaaaaaacagtaaaaaaaaaaaagagtccaatAAAACAATCCAAAAAACTAGTCCAAAAAACAGTCCAAAAAAATAACTAAAACAGTCCCAAATAACTGAACCAACACAGTCTAAAAAATCACCAAAACAGTccaaaaaaaaagaaccaaaaagTCCCAAAAATCTAAACCAAAACAGACCTAAAAATCTGAACCAAGAAGAATAAGAAATGTCATTTGACAAAGCTAAAGAAGGAGACATACCATCCGCTTCATCAAGTCCACTTGAGTCTTGACACCACTAGTGTGCAGCACCCTTCACTGAGGCTCTAGCGACCTTCCCATTTTCACTTCGTTTCAAAAAAGTCGGATGAGTTGCCCAGTAGTGCAGTAGGTCCTTCCACCATTCATCTTGGATTAAGTCAGGCTGCACGCAATTATTACGGGCTCTAAGTAATGTATCCTTAAGTATATTCGCCGCTTTTTTCTCAAAATTCTACTCTACTAAATCATTATGTTCCGACTTCCAGGAACATTTTGTCTGCAAAGAAATTAATATGATTAGGGAGCATATTAAAGAAATATCCCATAAACAATCAACATATAGTTATAGTATTTTACTACAAATATTAAATACCCTAAACTCAAGAAACATCTGCTTCTTCAGTTTCACTGGCATCTTACCCCAAGACGGAACGACGCCTCTATAGAGTCCTTTGATTGTCTTTGAAATCCTTTTAGTTGCTTTGCCTGGATAGAAGCTGTATCAAAACAATAAGATAATT
Encoded here:
- the LOC132607908 gene encoding histone H1-like, with product MATEEPVVAIEPVNEPAMETEPANEEKPVAESDQPKKTKETKAKKPAAKKKNAPTHPPYFEMIQEAIVTLKDRTGSSQYAIQKFIEDKQKNLPSNFRKLLLGQLKKLVASGKLVKIKSSYKLPSKSAAPKADAPKKKPAAAKAKPKAATKAKSKPKPKPKAAPKAKPAAKAKAKPAAKAKPAAKPKAAVVAKPKAKTPVKAKPAAKPKAAEKKPAKVARTSTRSTPSRKVAPKPAAKKAPVKKAAPAKKEKPAKVARTSTRSTPSRKAAPAKKAAPAKKAAPAKSPAKKASARKARK